The Ovis aries strain OAR_USU_Benz2616 breed Rambouillet chromosome 2, ARS-UI_Ramb_v3.0, whole genome shotgun sequence nucleotide sequence TCTTTCTAACAGTCATCTGGATTCATTTTTCCTCACCTGATCTGCACTAGTAATGTGATGGCATGTGGTCACACTACCACCAATTCTCCTCATTCAAAGAGGGAAAATTTCCATAAGAATCTTGCTTGCAAGGTTTAGACATCTCCTAAATGTCAGTCTTCCCTTACAACTAAGTTTAGTCAGTCTATATAAAATTGACCTTATCATATTTGACCTGATTGTGTCATGAAAGCATTAAAAGCTTGCATGCTTTCCTTGGAAATTTCCCAGAGGGCAGCCACTCTGGGAAGGCTCTgctgtggggatgggggtggggggttctgAAACATGTCTGTCTCAGTTGAAACCGCTTTgctgaaaatatttccatttccaaAATAACAGATGACAGTTCCACGCTGAAATTACCGACCAGGGTAACAACTCACACGTCTTAGATGTGGATGAGGGCTAGTTACGTTATCTGCCAGGCATCATTCATGGAATTCCTAtctccttttttaaataaaaatatttcccagctttttttaaaaaacagtagaaatgcatttatattttaaaactacgtATGCGTTCTCAGAGTTCTATCTCCAAGCAAGTCCTGGTTCTTCCAGCGTCCCCTGATACAGGACAGGCAGACCCGCGGGGCTTGGCCAGCCCCACGCGCAGGAGGCCTTTGCAGGCGGCGCTCGCCTGCACAGCGGGCGGGCGGGGACTCACCCACTCTCTGCTCCTCCGGGTAAGCGTAGTCCGCGACCTCCCTGCGGTCCAGGGTGTAGTCCTGCCGGCCCGAGAGCTGCAGCCTCTTGGACTCCCCCGAGTGGTACTTCCTGAGCTCCTGGACGATCTCCACGATGAGCCGCAGCAGCGTCTGTCGGTCCGCGGCCTCCCGGGGCTCCGCGCCGCCCCTGCCGGGCCCCGCCGCCCCCAGCACGAGCAGCATCCCCAGCAGGAGGGGGCGCCCGGGCCCGTGCATTCTGCGCTGCGCTCGGCCGGGCCGGGTGGGGTCGGTGCGCTCCCGGAGCTCAGCTCGCTGGAGGGACAGGGTGCGGGGAGACCCGGAGAGCCGGTCGGCAGGGAGGGCGGCGAGGCCCCTCCCCTCGGACCGCGCGCCTCGGCCCCCGCGCCCCGGAGGACGCGCGCCGAGCCGGTGCAGGGGCGCCCCGCGCCGTCCGGACCGGGAAGGCCgccgcggggccggggcgggaggCTGGGCGGGGTCCCCACGCGGACGCCCCCTCCCCGAGGCCCCTCGCGGGGACGTGGAGAGCGCGCCGTGGGTGCCGCGCGCCCTCAGCGCCGGGCGGCACGCGCCTCGGCCCCGCCGCGGCCTCGAACTTTCCTGGAGATGGCGCATCGGCCGGGGCCCCGCGGCGCGGCGCGGCGCCTCAACTTTCCGTCCCCAGCGGGCGCCGAGAGGGGGCCAGCGGCGGCTCGGGGGCTCGGGCCCAGGCGTCTCCCTCAGGGAGCCGCCGCGCACCCCGGCGAGCCGGGGGTGCGGGCGCCCCGCCCGGCGGCCGGGCTCAAGTTTCCAGCAGCGCCTTTGTGTGGAGGCGGCCCCCTCTTCCCGGTGTCCCCGATCTCCGCCGAAAAGCCCCCGCGACGAGACCCTCGCCCCAGACGCCCGCTGGGCCCGGTTCTGGAAAACCCCTGGCCCCGGGGAGGGAGCCCGGCTCGTACCTGCCCGGCGCCAGCCGCGGGGCCACCTGCGCGCAGGAGCCCGGCCGGGTCGCCCGTCCCTGCGCCCCGCAGCCGTGCGCGTCCTCCGGCGTCCGTCCCCGCGCCCCGGAGCTGGCGCCCGGCTCCCTACTCCATGCCCGGCGGCGCCCGGCCGCGGCGCGCACTGGACGCGCGGGGAGGGCACGCGGCGCGTCGGAGCTGCGGGCGCGGAACTCGCAGTGGCCTGGGGTGCGTGCTGGCGGAGTCCGGCCTCGGACCTCGGGGCGCCTCTTATCCCCGCGGCTGCCGACGTCAGGGCGGGTCCCCCGGGCCCGGCGCCGGTCTTTAATTAGAAGCCGCCGGAGTGTTCGTATCCCCGCGCGGATCTTCGTCAGACACCCCCTTCACCGCCCCCATCTCCCCCCGTCTCCCCGCCCCGCCGGCCCCCCCGCGTGCCCCCCTCCTTCGCCCCGTCTCCCCGCCCCGTCTCCCCCTTCCCCGTCTGCCCCGCTGCCCTGCCTCCCCGACCCCCTTCCCGCCTGCTCCGCTCCcgccccctgcccaccctgcaCCCCCGCCCCGGCGGCCCCTCTCCCGTCTCCCTCCCCCCTCGTCCTCCCCTTCACccccccttctctcctccagtCTATTTCGCTCCGTTCCTGTCACTTATGACAGGATGAGAAGAAACGCCTTTACCAGGAACTCGGATCTGTTTTTGTCTAAATGTAGATCTCGGCTATTAAAAAAGGAGCTGCCTGATTGCCTCACATTTAATAAGTCAACGAGAGTCTGTCTGTTTTGGGGGATCTGCCGGCGAGGCTGGGGACCACTCCCGGGGCCGAGGTCACTGCGCCCCAGGCCGGTCCGGGGCGCGGCgaggagggcagggcctgggttAGCGCTGGGACCCCCGGACACAGCCCCCTGGCTGGACCGCGGCGGCCCCTTGCCACCCTCACCCGCCCGTCGAGCGCTCGGAGGACGGCGCGCGGGACCCTCGGCCCCGGGCTCGCCGGCTCCCTCGGCGACGCCCTCGGGAGCGCTCCCGGGCCGTCCGTCCAGGCCCGCGCCTTGCAGGAAGTTTCAGGTTGTAGGCAGGCCCATTTGTGAGAGTTCAGCAGTTTACctcctttaatttttcttcttgtaaAATGTATTATCAATCAGTTGcgcattttcccattttattggcTCTTTCTGGGCAAGAGCTGGACTTCCTCCAAACCGGCGATCTGCTTGGGAAAGGTATTCTTGGCGCAATCCCCGCAGGGAGCGCGGCGGCGGGAATGGAAACCTCGGCCGCGAGCGCGGCGGCCGCTGGCCGGCTGGATGCGCCCGGGACGCTGCGGGCGCGCGGCGACCCCGGCCGGGCTCGCGCGGATCTCCGCGTCTCTTCCTCGCGCTCCCTCCCGGAGGTCCGAGTCCTCAGGAAAGTGTTTGGCAGAGTCAGGTAGGGTAAACAGAACAGAGCTGAAAAATCGTGGTCATCTAAACGCACCACCGCCTTCCGCACACACACTTCTGGGGGGTATGTGTTTGAAGGAGACGGTTTGATTTCTCAGTGAACTTCTTTTTCCAAGCGATATGACTGAAGCCTGAACTTCCTGTCAAGGTGTGCTCTAGAAAAGTAAAAACTCCCATCAAACTGCCCTGAGGCGGATAAAAGAGGCATTTTCGCTTTTCCCCCCTTCTGTGCGTAGATGGAGTTCTCGCTGCTCTAGGGAGAGCGCCGCCTAGTGACAAGCCTTTCCCAGCCGGCTCTCAGCAGCAGCCCTGTGCAGCCGCTTGTCTTTGGACTCCTCTCCAGCATAGTGGAAGCGGGTGACGtttctatgaaaaaatattttggtgtAAATCTGTTTTTGGAAAAACATCTTGCtgcaatgaaaaaagaaattagccCAAGCTCATATTATTTGAAATTTGCATATACTCTTTCGTTCTAAATTTTACCAAATCAAAAGCtagatattttttctaaaaaataccaGTAAGAACTATCTTCCACTGCACCCcaaattataccaaagaaggCATGATAGTAATCACTGTTGTCCTTGtttattttgcagtttttaaatGGGACAGACAAATGGAGTTCTTGAATGAATCCTTCTCTCACCCAATTATATGTATGCCAACACTTCAGCTCAGCTTATTAGATACTTAGATGTATGAACAACAGTGACAACACAGGCATTCAGTGGGTCTTCAGAGTCACGAACTCTGCCGGTGGAGGCTCGGACAGctcaaatttaatttaattagctCACCCACTGTTTTCACAGGCTGGAATGACTCGGTGCCCTCAGTTTGGATGAGCCTTTTCAACAAACTTTTTCAACTTAATAAAAGAGTACACTGATTTAGAATCTCTACTGAGCTTTTCCATTTGTGGTATTGTCAGAATTAACTTTCTGGAGCTCTCCAATCACCAGAAATATGTGTATTATACAGACTGTTAACACATCTGATTGGCTAAattaaggggctttcctggtggctcagaggttaaagcgtctacctttaatgcgggagacctgggttcgatccctgggttgggaagatcccctggaaaaggaaatggcaacccactccaggattcttgcctggagaatcccatggacggaggagcctggtgggctacagtccatggggttgcaaagagtcggacacgactgagcaacttaacttcaCTTTCAAGGCAAGTTGAAGTATAATATATGTAAACTGGCTCACACAAAATGTGAAATTGTATTTGCAAATTGTTTAGACTCTCCCCTATCTTTTGTGTGAAATGCTGGTTGGACTGGATGTTTTCTGAAGTCTAAATTCTGAAGTCTAAGTGTAATTCTATGATGATTACCAACAAagcttaaaaacaacaaaatggaacTTTCCTACAAAAAGGCGACGATAATTCACTGAAATAATCTCTACAAGTTTCACATCTGTTTTTAGGCAAGAAAAGGTGACATATTCATATTAAGAAATttgaagtgaggtgaagtgaagttgctcagttgcttaaattaaaagaaatttaattccGTCCTTTAGAAAGTGAACAGCTTTCCACTCTGAAGTGCCCAGAAAAGACAAGGGAGAAAATTacacaagaacaacaaaaataatttattttgctagatttgatttagttttttgagaaagcaATATTGGATCATAAAGGGAAGAGCTGCGTTTAACTTACATTTACTATAGATGTATGTTGTGAGAGGGAAACGTGTTTTTTTGTAAAAGTGTAAAACTCCAGTGTTTCAGCTACAtcaattttctctttccctccaaaaggaatatattttatttgagatAACTATTAACTAACTTCAAAGGCTTCTAAAGTAGGTATATGTTAATTAACTACATGTTTCAAAATGAATTGTTATATTTGTTCAACCATTATGCTTATTATTTAATAGTATAACTAAACTCTTATCAGGGAGAAAACAATTGCCTTTTATAAAGGATAACATTATGTGCTATAATGAAATATTGTTTAGTGTTTAACTTATATCAGCTCTGTTATTTTCACTATTAATATGCTGTTAGTATGCTAGGCATATACTAGAAACTGCATTTAGGAAGACAACCTTTCTAACAGGACCAACCTAACGCAAATGTAATACAAATAACGCTGTTATATGTGCACAGAAGTAACGGTGCTACCTAGCAGCGTATTTTGGATTAACGAAATTTGGCTTCCACGTAGTTCTTTGCCTCAGATAAGAGAAGGGAGCACGATGTTCTAAAGGTACGTAGGCCGTCCACCCACTTTCCATTCCTTGATGCCCACTTCATGCTGGTCCAGAAAGGACAGGGCCTGAGGGCCCCTGATGACGTCACTGACTGATTCTTGCTCAGATCTTTGTTCAGGGCTGAAGAGGGGGCCCCCAGGACCCAGATGAAGGGGACTCCCCTCAGGAGCAAAGCTTAAAGGGAGTGTGGACGTTACCTTGTTCCTTGGAACTGGTTCAGTTATAAAATCCAGCTACAGAAAGTGTCTTGAGGCTTGGTGAGAGCTTCTGTCCTAAGAGGTAACACTCTGGTACCTTTTGATGGCAACACCTCACATTAAAAAAGACCTCCTTATTTGGTAAATATGTCTCAAGTCCGTGAACAGTCAGGGTCGCCCATGGGTGCACAGACTGTAGTCCTGCTGAGGAACAATGTGATAACCCACATcagtctgttaatattttctggaTACTTTTTTCTGCAGGACATCAAACATCCTGATCAAAAGAGATGTGTGTAACGATTGGGGTTACGTAGGCAAttccaaggagaaggcaatggcaccccactccagtactcttgcctggagaattccatggacagaggagtccatggggtagcgaagagccagacacgactgagtgaactcactttcatttttcactttcctgcattggagaaggaaatggcaacccactccagtattcttgcctggagaataccagggacagaggagcctagtgggttgccgtctatggggtcgcacagagtcagacacgactgaagcaacttagcagcagcaggcaattcCAATGTGCCAAAAAGGTGCCATATGCCAAAGATATTCCCAAACCAAGTagtactttttaaagtaaaataacttCTCTAACAGACAGTCCTTGTATTTTAGTGGCTTAATGCAATAAAAGCTTCTTTCAAGTCTGGGTCTACCATGTGGAAGGCCCCGCTGGGCCCTCTGCTTCTGGCCTGGCGGGTGGTGGGAGCTGGCCGGGAGCTGGCTCATGGGCCCTGCCCAGTCCCTGGGGTCAGCACCCCCAAACACGCCAGCCTGTCCTCTCACAGCAGGGTTCAGATCAGCGTGAGCAGCAGG carries:
- the ALKAL2 gene encoding ALK and LTK ligand 2 is translated as MHGPGRPLLLGMLLVLGAAGPGRGGAEPREAADRQTLLRLIVEIVQELRKYHSGESKRLQLSGRQDYTLDRREVADYAYPEEQRVEIVPRDLRMKDKFLKHLTGPLYFSPKCSKHFHRLYHNTRDCTIPAYYKRCARLLTRLAVSPMCMEG